One genomic segment of Saccharomyces kudriavzevii IFO 1802 strain IFO1802 genome assembly, chromosome: 8 includes these proteins:
- the RIX1 gene encoding Rix1p (similar to Saccharomyces cerevisiae RIX1 (YHR197W); ancestral locus Anc_4.365): MSEEFIAASTLAKSLEFAQGNDFHAILTTLRSPAYINEQLLKSELGFLVTKILKLLRSSNDFDLWKGCHTSVVVCAYNPLILSAHGGQLLAAIYSKLEQKTSFYSSVISSSHGKELFNTLVSSMAIIIDLTKNKPTLSREALVPKLKAIIPTLITLSQYEPKLVLPVLQKILKRNNTTFKPFINKFRTVLTNLIISDYASLDSKTQKSVCENFAYLHLLKIQVSNTNDDETQAHHKVYPDANWRTGLLSILSQFKPIIQLCEEILDFEQDNELQKLIAALPVNAESHNETEFLPRMKLDFNAPLSLWEIPQRLSLLVDMLVAFISLPTPFPIRVPLGGINSLCEVLLGVSNKYLPLKKELRRDNELNGVINNILPQIQFQGIKLWEIIVSKYGKCGLSLFEGILSSIELFIPLKKKSNNEIDFNVVGSLKSEFFAVFRLINMIMSHLGHQLSTVSVISQLIDVALFLSRDKTLIDSLFKNRKSNTKQQGKTKQSKKTKNNEGAFSDIYTHPELFVFKNSMSWFNEINEFLITALNNWILPSTPHIQILKYSITQSLRLKEKFGYIPETFVDLLRCEVLHPGNERVSILPIAISLLKGSNDDMFELLCHPKVPVGMVYQLHKPLDSGEEEEERGSTSESETITNGSYPHASTDLKTFRALENLENVSIPGPERAVPKLDDETAVFKKRTVEEITGKESGSVNKKVKVMEETIVEGAKESTTEVIVTQTETEARSIEDSEDEEDDEFEIPAIELSDEEGGDEKEE; encoded by the coding sequence ATGTCTGAGGAGTTTATTGCAGCTTCCACTTTGGCCAAGAGCCTGGAATTTGCCCAAGGTAATGACTTCCATGCTATTTTGACGACATTGAGATCTCCAGCTTATATCAATGAACAATTACTAAAATCTGAATTGGGTTTCCTTGTTacaaagattttgaagctACTTAGATCAAGCAATGATTTTGATCTTTGGAAAGGGTGCCATACCTCTGTCGTAGTTTGCGCCTATAATCCATTGATTTTATCTGCTCATGGTGGACAATTACTTGCTGCTATATATTCGAAGTTAGAACAAAAGACCAGTTTTTATTCATCCGtcatttcttcttctcaCGGTAAAGAGTTATTCAATACTCTGGTATCTTCTATGGCAATTATCATCGATTTAACGAAGAATAAGCCTACTTTATCGAGAGAGGCACTGGTACCCAAACTAAAGGCCATCATTCCAACATTAATTACTTTATCCCAATATGAGCCTAAACTTGTTTTGCCGGTcttacaaaaaattttgaagagaaaTAACACAACTTTTAAGCCATTTATCAATAAATTCCGCACTGTCTTGACAAACTTAATCATATCTGATTATGCTTCTTTAGACTCCAAGACCCAAAAATCTGTTTGTGAAAATTTTGCCTATTTGCATTTGCTAAAGATCCAAGTAAGTAATACaaacgatgatgaaaccCAAGCCCATCATAAAGTTTATCCTGATGCTAATTGGAGAACAGGTTTGTTATCCATTCTATCTCAATTCAAGCCAATCATTCAATTGtgtgaagaaattttggattttgAACAAGATAATGAATTACAGAAATTAATCGCGGCTTTACCAGTTAATGCTGAATCCCACAACGAAACGGAATTTTTACCAAGGATGAAACTAGATTTCAACGCTCCTTTAAGTCTGTGGGAAATCCCACAGCGTTTGTCATTATTGGTCGATATGCTTGTTGCATTTATCTCTTTACCGACTCCATTTCCCATCCGTGTTCCATTAGGCGGTATCAACTCTCTTTGTGAAGTCTTGCTAGGTGTTAGCAACAAATACTTAcctttgaagaaggaaCTACGTCGTGATAATGAGTTAAATGGCGTAATTAATAACATCTTGCCTcaaattcaatttcaagGTATCAAGCTATGGGAAATTATCGTCTCTAAGTATGGCAAGTGTGGTTTATCGCTTTTCGAAGGAATTCTTTCGTCTATTGAACTTTTTATtccattgaagaaaaagagcaaTAACGAAATCGATTTCAACGTTGTCGGATCATTGAAATCCGAATTTTTTGCCGTCTTCAGGCTAATAAACATGATCATGTCCCATTTAGGCCACCAATTGAGCACTGTTAGTGTTATATCTCAATTAATTGATGTGGCTTTGTTCTTATCTCGTGATAAAACATTGATTGATTCTCTATTCAAAAACCGTAAAAGCAATACGAAGCAACAGggtaaaacaaaacaatctAAGAAGACTAAAAATAACGAAGGTGCATTTTCTGATATTTATACCCATCCGGAATTATTTGTATTTAAGAATTCCATGAGTTGGTTTAATGAAATTAATGAATTCTTAATTACTGCGCTAAATAATTGGATCTTACCTTCGACTCCACATATTCAAATTCTGAAATATAGTATCACGCAATCATTAagattgaaggaaaaatttggttACATTCCAGAAACTTTTGTTGACCTTTTACGTTGTGAAGTTCTTCATCCAGGTAACGAGCGTGTATCTATTCTACCAATTGCGATATCACTGCTAAAGGGTTCCAACGACGATATGTTTGAATTACTATGCCATCCGAAGGTCCCAGTTGGTATGGTATACCAGCTGCATAAACCATTGGACTCCggcgaagaagaagaggaaagggGAAGTACTAGTGAAAGCGAGACTATAACGAATGGATCATATCCACATGCAAGCACTGACTTGAAGACCTTCAGAGCATTGGAGAACCTAGAGAACGTAAGTATCCCTGGACCTGAGCGTGCGGTTCCCAAGCTCGATGATGAAACTGCTGttttcaagaagagaacAGTGGAAGAAATCactggaaaagaaagcgGGTCCGTAAACAAGAAGGTCAAGGTTATGGAGGAAACAATTGTGGAGGGCGCTAAAGAATCAACTACGGAAGTAATTGTAACCCAAACTGAAACGGAAGCGAGGTCAATTGAGGATAGcgaggatgaagaagatgacgagTTTGAAATTCCTGCTATCGAATTGAGTGACGAGGAAGGCGGggatgaaaaggaagaatgA
- the AIM18 gene encoding Aim18p (similar to Saccharomyces cerevisiae AIM18 (YHR198C)) produces the protein MLKSLQRTLIKCQTPQSIIGRYCFRRNIVSSRPAKYARRSGSSLRYWPWLTVSTLVATSLYCYDERLQNEEKTDVFPPHNESIQVDASVSDFPLTISALDYPVSTTFQLLGYGQRHVTFLRFKVYALGLYLAENDESLIANTLNEAYLRKYFLDVDDSKTLKENLGRFLKRDDSKSVMMIDDLLDSGMRMLAKITPVRNTDFKHLKEGLIKTISKHPDVSNNKDTLENGLKEMNEAFSRKGSVRKNDDLIVELLANGALQFSYHDNINNEFEIMGVVNNQLVGKFLFSQYLSGDKSPSPQAKKTAIDKLITLL, from the coding sequence ATGTTGAAATCACTCCAACGAACTCTAATCAAATGTCAAACGCCTCAATCGATCATTGGTAGGTACTGTTTCAGAAGAAACATTGTCAGTTCGCGCCCCGCCAAATATGCAAGGCGTTCTGGATCATCACTTCGTTATTGGCCCTGGCTTACAGTATCAACATTGGTCGCTACTTCCTTGTACTGCTACGACGAAAGATTACAGAATGAGGAAAAGACCGACGTCTTTCCTCCCCACAATGAATCGATACAGGTAGATGCAAGCGTATCGGATTTCCCCCTCACAATCTCCGCTTTAGACTACCCTGTCTCTACCACTTTCCAACTATTGGGATATGGTCAAAGGCATGTCACGTTTTTGAGGTTCAAAGTCTATGCCTTGGGCCTTTATCTGGCTGAGAATGACGAAAGTCTCATTGCAAACACTCTAAATGAAGCTTACTTGCGTAAATATTTCCTTGACGTGGACGATTCTAAGACCCTCAAGGAAAATCTGGGCAGATTCTTGAAGCGAGATGACTCAAAATCGGTCATGATGATCGACGACCTTTTGGATTCGGGAATGAGAATGTTGGCAAAGATAACTCCCGTGAGAAACACAGATTTCAAGCATCTCAAGGAGGGCCTGATCAAAACCATTTCCAAACACCCCGACGTGTCTAACAATAAGGATACACTAGAAAATGGGCTAAAAGAGATGAATGAAGCCTTTTCACGCAAAGGATCTGTTCgtaaaaatgatgatttaATCGTTGAATTGTTAGCCAACGGTGCATTGCAATTTTCGTATCATGATAATATAAacaatgaatttgaaattatGGGAGTGGTCAATAATCAGCTAGTCGGGAAGTTTCTGTTTAGTCAATATTTAAGCGGTGACAAGTCCCCTTCTCCACAGGCCAAAAAAACGGCTATCGACAAATTAATCACACTCCTGTAA
- the AIM46 gene encoding Aim46p (similar to Saccharomyces cerevisiae AIM46 (YHR199C); ancestral locus Anc_4.369): MSLITNVLVKRSCFKAGWRRPSQWYSHYSTTAGNARVNKKGSKVVPVMAALALASIFAKKWYDGSQIKKADATSVTVDSSISAFPKKMGPPQWPFATQYELLGKGVRCVSSITFKAYGLGLYIAADDKHLVAEVLDSKFLSQAFIDTASPSSPARSHQENLRAALNDPAKAPILINNLLDSGIRLMSKNTPIKAGSFKLLMDGTRKSVLKNPDSQSQDKTRLEAGFQELHDCFRSVKGLVARDDDFFIELNKDCSVNLCYYARKKDEFVMLGTVKEPLIGKLLFAHYFAAVDPPSQEAKQEAMDALVSLA; this comes from the coding sequence ATGAGTTTGATCACGAACGTACTGGTTAAAAGAAGCTGCTTCAAGGCGGGCTGGAGAAGGCCCTCGCAGTGGTACTCTCACTACTCCACCACAGCGGGCAATGCCCGCGTAAACAAGAAGGGAAGCAAGGTAGTGCCTGTGATGGCGGCGTTAGCACTGGCCTCTATATTTGCCAAGAAATGGTACGACGGCTCGCAGATCAAGAAGGCAGATGCCACCAGCGTTACAGTCGACTCGTCCATCTCCGCATTTCCGAAGAAGATGGGCCCCCCACAGTGGCCCTTTGCCACGCAGTACGAGCTGCTCGGGAAGGGTGTACGCTGCGTCTCATCCATCACTTTCAAGGCATACGGCCTGGGCCTGTATATAGCTGCGGACGACAAGCATTTGGTCGCTGAAGTGCTGGACTCGAAATTTCTCTCTCAGGCGTTCATCGACACTGCATCCCCCTCGTCTCCCGCAAGGTCGCATCAAGAGAACCTGCGTGCGGCTCTGAACGATCCTGCGAAGGCCCCCATCTTGATCAATAACCTCTTGGACAGCGGGATTAGGCTCATGTCCAAGAACACCCCCATAAAGGCGGGTTCATTTAAACTGCTGATGGACGGAACCAGGAAAAGCGTTTTGAAGAACCCGGATTCTCAGTCCCAGGACAAGACTCGACTGGAGGCCGGGTTCCAGGAATTACACGACTGCTTCAGGAGTGTAAAGGGGCTTGTGGCTCGGGATGACGACTTTTTCATCGAGTTAAATAAGGACTGCTCTGTGAACTTGTGCTACTACGCCAGGAAGAAGGACGAGTTCGTGATGCTGGGCACCGTGAAGGAGCCTCTCATCGGGAAGCTCTTGTTCGCTCACTATTTCGCTGCTGTGGACCCTCCCTCCCAGGAGGCTAAACAGGAGGCGATGGATGCGCTCGTGTCCCTGGCTTAG
- the RPN10 gene encoding proteasome regulatory particle base subunit RPN10 (similar to Saccharomyces cerevisiae RPN10 (YHR200W); ancestral locus Anc_4.372), with amino-acid sequence MVLEATVLVIDNSEYSRNGDFPRTRFEAQIDSVEFVFQAKRNSNPENTVGLISGAGANPRVLSTFTAEFGKILAGLHDTRIEGKLHLATALQIAQLTLKHRQNKVQHQRIVAFVCSPISDPRDELIRLAKTLKKNNVAVDIINFGEVEQNTELLDEFVAAANNPQEETSHLLTVTPGPRLLYENIASSPIILEEGSSGMGAFGGAGADADANGAFMDFGVDPSMDPELAMALRLSMEEEQQRQERLRQQQQQQDQQDQPESHQDK; translated from the coding sequence ATGGTATTGGAAGCTACAGTGTTGGTAATTGACAATTCCGAGTACTCCCGTAACGGGGACTTCCCTAGGACACGGTTCGAAGCTCAGATCGACTCTGTGGAGTTTGTATTTCAGGCCAAGAGAAACAGCAATCCCGAGAATACAGTGGGACTCATCTCTGGTGCAGGCGCCAACCCTCGGGTGCTGTCCACATTTACCGCTGAATTCGGGAAGATTCTTGCTGGGCTACACGACACTCGGATCGAGGGCAAGCTGCATCTGGCTACCGCGTTGCAGATTGCGCAACTGACTTTGAAGCATCGCCAGAACAAGGTCCAGCATCAGAGAATCGTGGCGTTTGTATGCAGTCCAATAAGCGACCCTCGAGACGAATTGATCAGGCTAGCCAAGacactgaagaaaaataacgTTGCCGTGGACATCATCAATTTCGGCGAGGTTGAGCAGAACACGGAGCTATTGGATGAATTCGTTGCTGCGGCAAACAACCCTCAGGAGGAGACGAGTCATTTGCTCACCGTGACGCCCGGTCCCAGACTACTGTACGAGAACATCGCATCCTCCCCTATAATTCTCGAAGAAGGATCCTCCGGTATGGGTGCCTTTGGTGGAGCTGGCGCGGATGCCGATGCTAATGGCGCATTTATGGACTTTGGGGTGGACCCATCCATGGACCCAGAACTGGCAATGGCTTTGCGTCTGTCCATGGAGGAAGAACAACAGAGACAAGAAAGATTAAgacagcagcagcagcagcaggaCCAGCAGGACCAGCCGGAAAGTCACCAAGACAAATAA
- the PPX1 gene encoding exopolyphosphatase (similar to Saccharomyces cerevisiae PPX1 (YHR201C); ancestral locus Anc_4.377): protein MSSLKKSIPEFLAHLKSLPTSVTASNNVLTICVGNESADMDSIASAITFSYCQYIYNQSSDSDKDNLTIPIIDVPREDLSLRRDVKYVLEKLNIKEEMLFFIEDLKDMREHIPHGAKLNSYLVDNNDIPKNLKNYINNVVGIIDHHFDLKKHLDAEPRIVRVSGSCSSLVFNYWYEKLQGNHEVMMNIARLLMGAILIDTSNMERKVESSDRLAIKRCQEILNLAADEATAQGLQDSDLFYKEMKSRKNDIKGFSVSDILKKDYKQFNFQGKGPKGLEIGFSSIVKQISWLFNKHDGEAQFIKQCRNFQSGRGLDVLVLLTSWRKAGESHRELVILGDPKVLRELVERVSDKLELQIFGGHLDQGVAMYKQLNVEATRKQVVPYLEKAYSEVY, encoded by the coding sequence ATGTcgtctttgaaaaagagtATTCCAGAATTTCTAGCTCACTTAAAATCGCTACCAACCTCGGTAACTGCAAGCAACAATGTGCTGACAATATGTGTTGGTAACGAATCTGCAGATATGGACTCAATTGCCAGTGCAATAACCTTTTCGTACTGCCAATATATTTATAACCAAAGTAGTGATTCAGACAAAGATAATTTGACTATACCAATTATCGACGTCCCTAGGGAAGATCTTAGTCTGAGACGAGACGTAAAGTatgttcttgaaaaattgaatatcaAGGAGGAGatgttatttttcattgaagatCTTAAGGACATGAGGGAGCATATTCCACATGGTGCCAAATTGAATTCTTACCTAGTGGATAACAATGATATTCCAAAGAACTTGAAgaattatataaataatgtTGTTGGTATTATAGATCAccattttgatttgaaaaaacactTGGATGCAGAACCTCGGATTGTAAGAGTCTCGGGTAGTTGCTCATCACTGGTTTTCAACTACTGgtatgaaaaattacagGGAAATCATGAAGTGATGATGAACATTGCTCGCCTTTTGATGGGCGCCATTCTGATAGACACTTCGAACATGGAGCGCAAAGTGGAATCGAGTGATAGGCTAGCCATCAAAAGATGTCAAGAGATTCTCAACCTTGCTGCTGATGAAGCAACAGCGCAAGGTTTGCAGGACAGCGACTTGTTCTACAAGGAGATGAAGTCAAGAAAGAACGACATCAAAGGATTTTCAGTAAGCGAtattttaaaaaaagactACAAGCAGTTCAATTTCCAAGGAAAGGGTCCCAAAGGTCTGGAAATTGGATTTTCATCCATAGTAAAACAGATTTCGTGGTTATTCAATAAACATGACGGAGAAGCACAGTTTATCAAGCAATGCAGGAACTTCCAAAGCGGGAGGGGCCTCGATGTGCTGGTGCTATTGACTTCGTGGAGAAAAGCTGGCGAATCGCACAGAGAACTGGTCATCTTGGGCGACCCAAAGGTGCTGCGCGAGCTTGTCGAAAGAGTTAGCGATAAACTCGAACTGCAGATATTTGGAGGCCATCTCGATCAAGGTGTGGCAATGTACAAGCAATTGAACGTGGAAGCTACCAGGAAACAAGTCGTCCCCTATTTGGAGAAAGCGTACTCCGAAGTGTACTAG
- the SMN1 gene encoding Smn1p (similar to Saccharomyces cerevisiae YHR202W; ancestral locus Anc_4.381) — MRTLVHCLVVLTVLGSAEPFQQQQAVVVPSQDIKLRDVHIGDINFVHTTDTHGWLGSHLSQANYDADWGDFVSFVDIFRQKMSQLSRDVIVIDTGDKRDGNGLSDATWPPGLRSSKIFNMMDYNLLTLGNHELYTAESAILEYRGTSQSPKFKDKYVCSNVEFIEDDGRRVPFGNKYITFETPIQKQRVLALSFLFSFQRANNRAIVTPPLEEIMEKGWFQNMTETNKEEDIDLIIVFGHLPATDPAEREMLKIHALVRKYYPNTIIQYFGGHTHIRDFVQLDSKSSCLQSGRFAETVGFLSINMTNFADFDNPIFTRRYIDFNKDAFTYHLRRIANDADISLSTRRGGFISRLVNDLRHELNLDQKLGYIPRTYYVSTRPLDSEENLYHLITHKILPNLVPSKNYVPSMSRFILVNTGSVRYDLYKGPFTKDTEYIVMPFSNDWRFITVPLVVASRVESYLNKGPVIASLGIPSSIHHKQHFGGLRKCPFITDPNLSEGYTTEDDFGCHGDDTPHNSQKEYEMPNVVQCKDVKGSKEEEADPLKMVHVIFYTFMELDVLNAVNSIINDLGLRMENLTTNDCSHYGGDSTKKLLRDYFAQF, encoded by the coding sequence ATGCGAACACTTGTACATTGTTTGGTTGTTCTAACAGTACTAGGCTCTGCAGAGCCCTTTCAGCAACAGCAGGCAGTCGTGGTACCATCGCAAGATATAAAATTAAGAGATGTGCATATAGGGGACATAAACTTTGTCCATACGACGGACACCCATGGCTGGTTGGGCTCCCATCTGTCACAGGCCAACTATGATGCCGACTGGGGagattttgtttcttttgtagATATTTTCAGACAGAAGATGTCGCAATTGTCCAGGGATGTAATAGTAATCGATACTGGTGACAAAAGAGACGGCAATGGTTTAAGTGATGCCACCTGGCCTCCCGGTTTACGCAGCTCGAAGATATTCAACATGATGGACTACAATCTCTTAACCTTGGGCAACCATGAGCTATACACAGCCGAAAGTGCCATTCTAGAATACAGAGGAACTTCCCAATCCCCCAAGTTTAAGGACAAGTACGTCTGTAGTAACGTGGAAttcattgaagatgatggCAGAAGAGTACCCTTCGGCAATAAATACATTACTTTTGAGACACCAATACAGAAACAGAGGGTTCTGGCATTGTCTTTCTTGTTTAGCTTCCAAAGAGCTAATAATAGAGCCATTGTAACACCCCcattggaagaaataatggaaaaagGCTGGTTTCAAAATATGACTGAGACAAACAAGGAGGAGGATATTGACCTAATTATCGTGTTTGGTCACTTGCCGGCCACCGATCCTGCGGAGCGCGAAATGCTTAAGATTCATGCTCTAGTAAGGAAGTACTACCCAAACACTAttattcaatattttgGAGGTCATACTCATATTAGAGATTTCGTGCAATTGGACTCGAAGTCCTCTTGTTTACAAAGTGGCAGATTTGCAGAGACCGTTGGGTTCCTCTCAATTAACATGACCAATTTTGCGGACTTCGATAATCCTATTTTTACAAGAAGATACATTGATTTTAATAAAGACGCCTTCACGTACCATTTAAGGAGGATAGCAAACGACGCGGACATTTCATTGTcaacaagaagaggaggatTCATTTCTCGCCTGGTAAATGACCTACGTCATGAGTTGAACTTGGACCAAAAACTGGGGTACATACCTCGAACTTACTATGTGTCAACAAGACCACTAGACTCCGAGGAGaatctttatcatttgatCACTCATAAAATTTTACCTAATTTGGTACCTTCGAAAAACTATGTGCCTTCTATGAGCCGATTCATTTTGGTTAACACCGGTTCTGTCAGGTACGATCTTTACAAAGGCCCCTTCACGAAGGATACGGAATATATAGTGATGCCGTTCAGTAATGATTGGCGCTTCATCACAGTGCCATTGGTAGTTGCCTCCAGAGTCGAAAGCTATTTAAATAAGGGTCCTGTTATTGCCTCGTTGGGAATTCCATCATCCATCCATCACAAACAGCACTTTGGCGGTCTTCGAAAATGCCCCTTCATCACAGATCCAAATTTGAGTGAAGGTTACACCACGGAAGACGATTTTGGCTGTCATGGTGATGACACACCTCACAATTCACAGAAGGAATACGAAATGCCCAACGTAGTTCAATGTAAGGACGTAAAGGGgtcaaaagaagaggaggcAGATCCATTGAAAATGGTCCACGTCATCTTTTATACATTTATGGAACTCGACGTATTAAACGCCGTGAATTCTATCATCAATGATTTAGGTTTACGTATGGAGAACTTGACTACCAACGACTGTTCCCATTACGGCGGTGATTCCACCAAAAAGTTATTACGCGACTACTTTGCTCAATTCTAG
- the RPS4B gene encoding 40S ribosomal protein eS4 (similar to Saccharomyces cerevisiae RPS4B (YHR203C) and RPS4A (YJR145C); ancestral locus Anc_4.382) translates to MQRHVKVDGKVRTDTTYPAGFMDVITLDATNENFRLVYDVKGRFAVHRITDEEASYKLGKVKKVQLGKKGVPYVVTHDGRTLRYPDPNIKVNDTVKIDLASGKITDFIKFDAGKLVYVTGGRNLGRIGTIVHKERHDGGFDLVHIKDSLDNTFVTRLNNVFVIGEQGKPYISLPKGKGIKLSIAEERDRRRAQQGL, encoded by the coding sequence ATGCAACGTCACGTCAAGGTTGATGGTAAGGTCAGAACCGACACCACCTACCCAGCTGGTTTCATGGATGTCATCACTCTAGATGCCACCAACGAGAACTTCAGATTGGTCTACGACGTCAAGGGTAGATTTGCCGTTCACCGTATCACCGATGAAGAAGCCTCTTACAAATTGGGTAAAGTCAAGAAGGTCCAATTAGGTAAGAAGGGTGTCCCATACGTTGTCACCCACGATGGTAGAACCCTCAGATACCCAGACCCAAACATCAAAGTCAACGACACTGTCAAGATCGATTTGGCCTCTGGTAAGATCACCGACTTCATCAAGTTCGATGCTGGTAAGTTAGTTTACGTTACCGGTGGTCGTAACTTGGGTCGTATCGGTACCATTGTTCACAAGGAAAGACACGATGGTGGTTTCGACTTGGTTCACATCAAGGACTCCTTGGACAACACTTTCGTCACCAGATTGAACAACGTTTTCGTCATTGGTGAACAAGGTAAGCCTTACATTTCTTTGCCAAAGGGTAAGGGTATCAAGTTGTCTATTGCTGAAGAGCGTGACAGAAGAAGAGCTCAACAAGGTTTATAA